The Kluyveromyces marxianus DMKU3-1042 DNA, complete genome, chromosome 6 genome window below encodes:
- the PYK2 gene encoding pyruvate kinase PYK2, producing the protein MESRLGWLTNLSTDTGANLRRTSIICTIGPKTNNPETLVELRKAGMNIVRMNFSHGSYEYHQTVLDNARKSEELYPGRPLAIALDTKGPEIRTGTTTNDVDYPIPPNHEMIFSTDEKYAKACDDKVMYVDYKNITKVIDVGRIIYVDDGVLSFEVLQIVDDKTLKVKSLNAGKICSHKGVNLPGTDVDLPALSEKDKADLRFGVKNGVHMIFASFIRTAQDVLTIREVLGEDGKDIKIIVKIENQQGVNNFDEILKVTDGVMVARGDLGIEIPAPQVFAVQKMLIAKCNLAGKPVICATQMLESMTYNPRPTRAEVSDVGNAVLDGADCVMLSGETAKGNYPINAVKTMAETALIAEQAIPYIPTYDDLRNLTPKPTSTTETIAAASVSAVFEQKAKALIVLSTTGNTPRLVSKYKPNVPIVMVTRNPRAARFSHLYRGVFPFVYEEGTDSEWTVDVEKRINFGIKKAKELGVLADGDTIVTIQGFAAGVGNSNTLRVLTA; encoded by the coding sequence ATGGAATCTAGATTAGGCTGGTTGACCAACTTGAGCACCGACACCGGGGCCAACTTGAGAAGAACCTCTATCATTTGTACCATTGGTCCAAAGACCAACAACCCAGAAACCTTGGTTGAATTGAGAAAGGCTGGTATGAACATTGTCCGTATGAACTTCTCTCACGGTTCTTACGAATACCACCAAACTGTCTTGGACAACGCTAGAAAGTCCGAAGAATTGTACCCAGGTAGACCATTGGCCATTGCTTTGGACACCAAGGGTCCAGAAATCAGAACTGgtaccaccaccaacgaTGTCGACTACCCAATTCCTCCAAACCACGAGATGATCTTCTCCACTGACGAGAAGTACGCTAAGGCCTGTGACGACAAGGTTATGTACGTCGACTACAAGAACATCACCAAGGTCATTGACGTTGGTAGAATCATCTACGTTGACGATGGTGTTTTGTCCTTTGAAGTTTTGCAAATCGTTGACGACAAGACCTTGAAGGTCAAGTCCTTGAACGCCGGTAAGATCTGCTCCCACAAGGGTGTTAACTTGCCAGGTACCGATGTCGATTTGCCAGCTTTGTCCGAAAAGGACAAGGCCGACTTGAGATTCGGTGTCAAGAACGGTGTCCACATGatctttgcttctttcatcAGAACTGCTCAAGATGTTTTGACCATCAGAGAAGTCTTGGGTGAAGACGGTAAGGACATCAAGATCATTGTCAAGATCGAAAACCAACAAGGTGTTAACAACTTTGACGAAATCTTGAAGGTTACTGACGGTGTTATGGTCGCCAGAGGTGACTTGGGTATCGAAATCCCAGCTCCACAAGTCTTTGCTGTCCAAAAGATGTTGATTGCTAAGTGTAACTTGGCCGGTAAGCCAGTTATCTGTGCCACCCAAATGTTGGAATCCATGACCTACAACCCAAGACCAACCAGAGCCGAAGTCTCTGATGTCGGTAACGCCGTTCTAGATGGTGCTGACTGTGTCATGTTGTCTGGTGAAACCGCTAAGGGTAACTACCCAATTAACGCTGTCAAGACCATGGCTGAAACCGCTTTGATCGCTGAACAAGCTATCCCATACATCCCAACCTACGATGACTTGAGAAACTTGACTCCAAAGCCAACCTCTACCACCGAAACCATCGCCGCTGCCTCCGTTTCCGCTGTCTTTGAACAAAAGGCTAAGGCTTTGATCGTTTTGTCTACCACCGGTAACACCCCAAGATTGGTCTCCAAGTACAAGCCAAACGTCCCAATCGTTATGGTTACCAGAAACCCAAGAGCCGCTAGATTCTCTCATCTATATAGAGGTGTCTTCCCATTCGTATACGAAGAAGGTACCGACTCCGAATGGACTGTCgatgttgaaaagagaatCAACTTCGGTATCAAGAAGGCTAAGGAATTGGGTGTCTTGGCTGACGGTGACACTATTGTCACCATCCAAGGTTTCGCCGCTGGTGTCGGTAACTCCAACACTCTACGTGTGTTGACCGCTTAA
- the TYE7 gene encoding Tye7p (Helix-loop-helix domain) — protein MASISQQQASYGSNSNGVYMGSGSGAGADDWFVAPATQDVWLDKTGKELEGHAWTSDSSSVYSLSPSDQYRAMFDSDLLLNNTETLDSSTTFTMSNNVSTDNSPLMTAINPDNGFDLIKNEFTQLPVAEAPVQVPAPAPAPAPAPVVSVKEEPQPESSSLEAVAIEDKKTQKKRATATTTGQKTQNRKRCSRKRLTADQRETHNMIEKRYRININTKIGKLQKIIPWVACEDTAFVVDNKVLNNGEENVPVKSMKLNKSMILEKAVDYILYLQNNERLFELEVQRLRKEINELKAGQAQAQGQVLEQ, from the coding sequence ATGGCATCTATTTCACAACAACAGGCTAGTTACGGATCAAACAGCAATGGGGTGTACATGGGATCAGGGTCAGGAGCCGGGGCAGACGATTGGTTTGTAGCACCGGCTACGCAGGATGTGTGGCTGGATAAGACCGGTAAAGAGCTGGAGGGGCACGCATGGACTTCGGATTCGTCTTCTGTGTACTCTCTTTCGCCCTCTGACCAGTACAGGGCGATGTTTGACTCGGACCTGCTTTTGAACAATACAGAGACGTTGGACTCGTCGACGACGTTCACGATGAGCAACAACGTTTCTACGGACAATTCGCCGCTAATGACGGCGATCAACCCGGACAACGGGTTCGATCTCATCAAGAACGAGTTCACACAGCTGCCCGTGGCAGAGGCTCCAGTACAAGTGCCAGCCCCAGCCCCAGCCCCAGCCCCAGCTCCAGTCGTCTCGGTCAAGGAAGAACCTCAACCAGAGTCGTCATCGCTCGAAGCAGTCGCTATCGAAGACAAAAAGACCCAGAAGAAACgtgctactgctactaccACGGGCCAGAAAACCCAAAACAGAAAACGCTGCTCCAGAAAGAGACTGACCGCAGACCAAAGGGAAACTCACAACATGATCGaaaaaagatatagaaTCAATATCAACACAAAGATCGGTAAACTACAGAAAATCATCCCATGGGTCGCTTGCGAAGACACCGCTTTCGTAGTCGACAACAAAGTGCTGAATAACGGCGAGGAAAACGTGCCGGTAAAAAGCATGAAACTGAACAAGAGCATGATTCTCGAAAAAGCCGTCGACTACATTCTTTATCTACAGAACAACGAAAGACTCTTTGAATTGGAGGTCCAAAGGCTCAGGAAGGAAATTAACGAGCTAAAGGCTGGCCAGGCCCAAGCGCAAGGCCAGGTGCTGGAGCAATAA
- the REV1 gene encoding deoxycytidyl transferase: protein MSTGAYSGYSEYFHNKELQQLESDLQFRSKYQRDHNIAHPTLFQNCIIYVNGRTVPSRLQLHKLVILHGGTFKHYLSAKSAVTHIIASELNASKKISLANAKVVLPEWITESIARGKLLPWQDFRTIKTSRLQGQITDFATVQNCMDPNFIASFFKASRLHHLSNWKAQLRDQFVKQLFDDQGTAVAPHNSKEYVYFHVDFDCFFAQVSAKVDGKYDIHTTPIAISHGIKNSDISSCNYVARSFGVHNGMWVSSALKLCPDLKILDYEFDEYEVVSSLFYNALRETNLFDMVLPISVDEAICCMALEPHITAEYLVKACDDIRSSVYKQTHGYTVSIGCASSVLLARLALRKGKPNGSYVAWFDNDNDKTRTHSFIDQFSLKDLPGIGYSTNEKIQQEFGSDIATVSDLRQCLQDVSGLSRLTKRIGSKNTKKLETYLNGNDDDETLSMVKDPRAFFQKKSLSVEVNYAIRFKTIHEADTFLERLSQYLCDKLKDTRALTRQVTLKLMKRAAGAPVEPPKFMGMGRCDAVSKSSTLGASTDKHGTIASECKTLFRLLSVPPTEVRGVGIQFHRLTGDPAQQQQGATKNDIASDLLQKRRARSEEVVAAQFDVDPHTPPAKSIANSPIKNYWDRHLKRSVTPFEYDFPEELDPEFMSNLPKEVQEEVLLHHKVAKRAKKSLRSKVNGDPQKQIKQTQDLHFIHDGRLVPPLSFQGLKSVKQVSKTLVDWVDATIEAGPHDKDLQLFMDYLEKLADQGRSHIILQLIKTIKTRIEDHYSMAPATTNLENWEYLLLRKLVPILNRTRSDVDYNLVFDL from the coding sequence ATGAGCACAGGAGCGTACTCCGGCTACTCAGAGTACTTCCACAACAAGGAACTCCAGCAGCTCGAAAGCGATCTCCAGTTCAGATCAAAGTACCAGCGCGATCACAACATCGCTCACCCAACCCTCTTCCAAAACTGCATCATATACGTCAATGGCCGCACCGTGCCATCGCGACTCCAACTCCACAAACTCGTCATCCTACATGGCGGCACCTTTAAGCACTACCTCAGTGCTAAATCAGCGGTAACCCACATCATCGCTTCGGAGTTGAACGCTTCCAAGAAAATCTCTCTAGCAAACGCTAAAGTCGTGCTCCCAGAATGGATCACTGAGTCCATCGCCAGAGGGAAACTCTTGCCCTGGCAAGACTTTCGCACTATAAAAACTTCAAGGCTACAGGGCCAGATTACAGACTTCGCTACCGTGCAAAACTGCATGGACCCCAACTTCATCGCTTCGTTCTTCAAGGCGTCCCGTTTGCACCATCTCTCGAACTGGAAAGCCCAGCTCAGAGACCAGTTCGTCAAACAGCTCTTCGATGACCAAGGTACAGCTGTGGCCCCGCATAACAGCAAGGAATACGTGTACTTTCACGTCGATTTCGACTGCTTCTTCGCCCAGGTCTCAGCAAAGGTCGACGGGAAATACGATATCCATACCACCCCCATAGCCATCTCCCACGGAATCAAGAACTCCGACATCTCCAGCTGTAACTATGTGGCTCGCTCGTTTGGAGTTCACAACGGCATGTGGGTCTCGTCCGCTTTGAAACTTTGCCCCgacttgaaaatattggaCTACGAGTTCGACGAGTACGAAGTCGTATCGTCTTTGTTCTACAACGCCTTGCGCGAAACAAACCTCTTCGACATGGTCCTCCCTATTTCTGTCGATGAAGCCATCTGCTGCATGGCACTGGAACCGCACATTACAGCGGAATACCTCGTCAAGGCGTGCGACGATATCAGATCCAGCGTCTACAAGCAAACGCATGGCTACACCGTCAGTATCGGATGTGCGTCCTCCGTGCTACTCGCACGCTTGGCTCTACGCAAGGGTAAACCCAATGGCTCGTACGTCGCCTGGTTTGACAACGATAACGACAAGACACGTACTCATTCGTTTATCGACCAATTCAGCTTAAAGGATTTGCCCGGTATCGGTTACAGCACAAACGAAAAGATCCAACAAGAGTTTGGCAGCGATATTGCAACCGTATCGGATTTAAGACAATGTTTGCAAGATGTCTCAGGCCTATCGAGACTCACCAAGCGTATAGGCTCgaaaaataccaaaaaaCTTGAGACGTACTTGAACGGTaacgacgacgatgaaaCGTTGAGCATGGTTAAGGACCCACGCGCGTTCTTCCAGAAAAAATCCCTTTCCGTAGAAGTAAACTACGCGATAAGGTTCAAGACCATCCATGAGGCAGACACGTTCCTTGAAAGGCTATCCCAGTATCTTTGCGACAAATTGAAAGACACCAGGGCATTGACTAGGCAGGTTACTCTTAAACTGATGAAGAGGGCTGCGGGCGCGCCCGTAGAGCCTCCAAAGTTTATGGGTATGGGTCGATGCGATGCCGTTAGTAAAAGTAGCACGCTCGGTGCCAGTACGGATAAACATGGCACCATCGCGTCAGAGTGCAAGACCCTTTTCAGACTCTTGAGCGTGCCTCCAACAGAAGTGAGAGGAGTCGGTATCCAGTTCCACAGGCTAACTGGAGACCCAGctcagcagcagcaaggTGCAACTAAAAACGACATAGCATCGGACTTGTTGCAGAAGAGAAGGGCACGGTCAGAGGAGGTTGTGGCAGCACAATTTGATGTAGATCCACACACCCCGCCAGCAAAGAGCATTGCCAACTCGCCAATCAAAAACTACTGGGACCGTCACCTCAAACGTAGCGTTACGCCCTTCGAGTATGACTTCCCTGAAGAACTCGATCCCGAGTTCATGTCAAATTTGCCGAAAGaagtccaagaagaagttcttcTGCACCATAAAGTAGCGAAAAGGGCGAAGAAATCGCTTCGCTCCAAGGTTAACGGTGATCCACAAAAGCAAATCAAGCAAACTCAAGATCTACATTTCATACATGACGGAAGGCTCGTTCCGCCACTATCATTCCAAGGTTTAAAGTCAGTAAAACAAGTCTCTAAGACTCTTGTCGATTGGGTAGATGCGACCATTGAGGCTGGTCCTCACGATAAAGATCTCCAACTCTTCATGGACTACCTTGAAAAGTTGGCAGACCAAGGTCGCTCGCATATTATCCTACAGTtgataaaaacaataaaaacaagaatcGAAGATCATTACAGCATGGCACCAGCAACCACCAATTTAGAAAATTGGGAATACTTGTTGCTTCGTAAACTCGTGCCCATTCTAAACAGAACAAGGTCCGATGTGGACTATAATCTGGTATTTGAtctatga
- the PUT4 gene encoding proline permease PUT4, with translation MSNLQDLKDAGESSVVDKQTGQVYELDLTAYSNDSEKQHEISEGPEAGGHALKKGLKSSHIQLIAIGGCIGTGLFVGTSATLNKCGPAGLFISYCIMSTVIYPVMNALAEMVCFLPGLPNNDETGGSISTLVTRYVDPSLGFAVGWNYVYCYIILVAAECTAASGVVTYWTTAVPKAVWITIFIGVIVLLNFTAVEFYGTSEAIFCSLKVLCILGIILVSIVLFFGGGPNHDRLGFRYWDHPGAWAYHLAKGNSGRFSDIVTGIIRAGFAFILGPELVVLTSTEAQDSRRNIEKAARRFIWRLIFFYCVSSLCAGVIVSRTDPVLVNALNQGKAGAGSSPFVIGIQNAGIKVLPHIINVCILSSAWSSGNSFMYATSRSLLSLAQDGYAPKVFKRVNRFGVPYAGVACGTIVSCLAYLNVSSSTADVFNWFSNISTISGFLGWMCAGVAYLRFRKAVFYNDLYSRLPFKTPFQPYLTYFYVIFIGLICLVNGYESLVHWSYKDFIAAYITLPAFVALWVGHKAYTRTWSQWFIPVHQIDVTTGLREIEEETKELDAKRIPPRNLWEKILNWLF, from the coding sequence ATGTCTAATTTACAGGACTTGAAGGATGCTGGTGAGTCCAGTGTCGTAGATAAACAGACGGGTCAAGTGTACGAACTTGATCTAACGGCGTACTCGAACGATTCAGAAAAACAACATGAGATTTCGGAAGGTCCAGAGGCCGGCGGACATGCACTAAAAAAGGGTCTTAAATCGTCACACATCCAATTGATTGCTATTGGTGGATGTATAGGTACTggtttgtttgttggtACCTCTGCAACGTTGAACAAATGTGGACCTGCAGGGCTCTTCATTTCGTACTGTATTATGTCCACGGTTATCTACCCGGTTATGAATGCGTTGGCTGAGATGGTGTGTTTCTTGCCTGGTCTTCCAAATAACGACGAGACTGGTGGTAGTATCTCGACGTTGGTGACGAGATACGTGGACCCATCGCTTGGTTTTGCCGTTGGTTGGAACTACGTGTACTGTTACATCATTCTTGTTGCAGCAGAATGTACGGCTGCTTCTGGTGTTGTTACGTATTGGACCACAGCCGTGCCCAAGGCCGTGTGGATCACGATTTTCATTGGTGTCATTGTGTTATTGAACTTTACTGCTGTTGAATTCTACGGTACCTCAGAGGCCATCTTCTGTTCTTTAAAAGTCCTCTGTATCTTGGGTATCATCCTCGTGTCCATTGTTCTATTTTTCGGTGGTGGTCCAAACCACGACAGATTAGGGTTCCGTTATTGGGATCATCCAGGTGCATGGGCTTACCATTTGGCTAAAGGTAACTCTGGTAGATTTTCCGACATCGTCACCGGTATTATCCGTGCCGGTTTTGCATTTATCTTGGGCCCGGAATTGGTTGTCTTGACTTCCACCGAGGCACAGGACTCCAGAAGGAACATCGAGAAGGCTGCTAGAAGATTTATCTGGAGATTGATTTTCTTCTACTGTGTGTCGTCTTTATGCGCGGGTGTGATCGTTTCCAGAACTGATCCCGTGCTAGTCAACGCTTTGAATCAAGGTAAAGCAGGTGCAGGTTCATCTCCTTTCGTCATTGGGATCCAGAACGCAGGTATCAAGGTGCTCCCACACATCATCAACGTGTgtattctttcttctgcgTGGTCCTCCGGTAACTCTTTCATGTACGCCACAAGCAGATCGTTGCTATCGCTAGCACAAGACGGCTACGCTCCCAAAGTGTTCAAGAGAGTGAACAGATTCGGTGTTCCATACGCGGGTGTCGCTTGCGGTACCATTGTGTCGTGTCTTGCGTACTTGAACGTCTCCTCTTCCACCGCTGACGTTTTCAACTGGTTCTCCAACATCTCCACCATCTCTGGTTTCCTTGGCTGGATGTGCGCCGGTGTCGCATACCTCCGTTTCAGAAAGGCTGTTTTCTACAACGACTTGTACAGCAGATTGCCCTTCAAGACCCCATTCCAACCCTACCTGACCTACTTCTacgtcatcttcatcggCTTGATCTGTCTCGTGAACGGTTACGAGTCCCTTGTCCACTGGAGCTACAAGGACTTCATTGCCGCATACATCACTCTACCAGCCTTTGTGGCGCTCTGGGTAGGCCACAAGGCCTACACCAGAACCTGGAGCCAATGGTTCATTCCAGTACACCAAATAGACGTCACGACGGGTTTGAGAGAGATCGAAGAAGAGACCAAGGAGTTGGACGCCAAACGTATCCCACCAAGAAACCTGTGGGAGAAGATTCTCAACTGGCTATTCTGA